The sequence GCCCGTGGTGCTTCAGGGTGACCGCGGTCTGAGCCGCAAGGGCCCGGAGCGGGGCAATGCGTCCTACTACTACTCGCTGACGCGCATGCCCGCCCGCGGCGCGGTCACGGTGGGCGGCCAGCGCTTCGAGGTGACCGGCCTGGCCTGGATGGACCGCGAATGGAGCACGAGCGCGCTGGGCGCCGAGCTCGCGGGCTGGGACTGGATCGCGCTACAGCTGGCGGACGGCCGCGACCTCATGTTCTACCGGCTGCGCCGGAAGGATGGCGAGGCGGATCGCTTCAGCGCGGGAACGATCGTGGACTCCGCCGGCGGCGCGCGGGCCTTGAGCCTCGACGAGGTAAGGCTCGAGCCCGTGGGCGCGTGGACAAGCCCGCGGAGCGGCGCCCGCTATCCCGCGCGCTGGCGGCTCCGCATGCCCGAGCTCACCCTCGAGCTCGAGGTGACGCCGATCCTGGCCGATCAGGAGCTCGACGTGGGCACGCGCTACTGGGAGGGCGCCGTCACGGTGTCCGGTGCCGAGCGAGGTCGGACGGTGTCTGGCCGTGGCTATCTCGAGATGGTAGGCTACGGCCCCTAGCGGCTCATCGGACATTCAAAGGAGGGCCCCCACTCATGCGCGGCGTTGTTTTTCTCGGAGAGCGGAAGCTCGAGCTCAAGGAATTTCCCGATCCCACGCCCGGACCGGGAGAGGCCGTCATCGCCATCAAAGCGTCGGGAATGTGCGGCAGCGATCTCCATCCCTATCGCGCCGCGGGCAATGCCGCGGCCGCGCTGGGGCTCGGGACCGGCGGCCCCGTCATCGGCGGGCATGAGCCCTGCGGCGTGGTAGCGGCCCTCGGGCCCGGCGTGGCCGCGGATTTCGCGCCTGTGGGCAGCCGCGTGATGAACCACCACTACAAGGGCTGCGGGCGCTGCAAGCACTGTCGCGTCGGCTGGTCCCAGCTCTGCCGCGCCGGGATCACGGTATACGGCATGACCGGGCATGGCGGGCACGCCCCGTTCATGAAGGTGCCGGCCTTCACCCTGGTGCCTCTGGCCGATGAGCTCTCCTTCGAGGAGGGCGCAGCCATTTCCTGCGGCACGGGCACGGCCTATGGCGCCCTCAAGCGCATCGACGTCTCGGGGCGCGACACCCTCGCCGTCTTCGGTCAGGGACCCGTGGGACTGTCCGCCACGCTGCTCGGCCGGGCCATGGGCGCGCGGGTGATCGCCGTCGACGTCTCGCCCGAGCGCCTCAAGCTGGCCAAGGAGTTCGGCGCGGACGAGGTCGTGAACTCGAAGGAGGCCGACCCCGTCAAGACCATCCACGAGCTGACTCACGGCGAAGGCGCCGAGTGCACCATGGACTGCACCGGTGTGGCCGAGGCGCGCGTGGCCGCGGTCCGGAGCGCGGGGACATGGGGGCGGGTCTGCTTCGTGGGTGAAGGCGGCACCACCACCTTCGACATCAGCCAGCACATGCTACGGCGCCAGCTGACCATCCACGCCTCGTGGACCTTCAGCGCCATGGGCCAGGCCGAGTGCGCGCGCTTCATCGTGGACCGGAAGATCCCGCTGAAGAAGATCTTCACGCACCGCTTCAAGCTGGAGGAGGCCGACCAGGCCTATCGACTCTTCGACACGCAGACAACAGGAAAGGGCGTCTTCCTGTTCTAGCTGAGAGCACGCAGCGCTCGCGCGGCCTCGCAATCCCGACGTCGCTGCTGCCGTGGGCGGATCAGGTGATCGACTGATGACGACCGTAACACGCACTAGATCTTTCACAGGATCCGGCAGCGCCGATTCGACGCCTCTGATCGCGGGCGAACAGTTTGTGGGCCGACGCGCGGTGCTCATCGGCCTCCTAACGGCACTGCTACCGTCGCCTACGTACGCGCAGAAGACACCGATGCCGCCTCGCATCGGCTGGCTGTCTGCGGGATCGGAGCCCGATCCATTCCTTGACGGATTTCGCGAAGGTCTGCGCAAGCTGGGCTACGTCGAGGGTCAGAACGTCGTCCTCCAGATTCGACACGCTCACGGAGACTTGGAGGCCCTGCGCGCAGGAGCGGCGGAGTTGGCACAGGCAAACGTCATCGTGATCGTCGCCAGTCTCACGGCGGTCCGGGCGGCACGGGCGATCAAGGACATTCCAATCGTCTTCGTCATAAGCGGTGATCCGATCGAGGCAGGCCTTGCCAAGAGCTTCTCGCGGCCCGGTGGCAACCTCACCGGCAGCACCTTCCTTTCGCTCGAAATTGCGGGCAAGCGAGTGGAACTGCTCAAGCAAGCCGTTCCTCACCTACGCTCGCTTGTCGCGTTGTCAAATACCGACCATCCCGGGGAGAAGTCCGAGCTCCACGCCACCGAGGCTGCTGCTCAGATGCTCCGGATCAACCTCATCTATGTTGCGTTCTCGCAGTCCCCGTTCGGAGCAAGCCCAGAGCTCGACAAGGCGCTTGAGACCGTTCGACGGGCACAGCCGGACGCGATGGTCGTCTTCCCTGAAGGTGCGACGATGGCGAACCGCGCCAAGCTTGCGAACTACGCCATTGCCCAGCGACTGCCGGCGATGTTTGGCTGGAGCGAGTATGCCGAGGCGGGAGGGTTGATGAGCTATGGAGCGAGTCAGCGCGACGCGCATGCGCGGCTCGCTAGCTATGCCGACAAGATTCTCAAGGGTGCCAAGCCGGGCGACCTTCCCATTGAGCAGCCGACGAAATTCGAGCTCGTCATCAATCTGAAGACCGCGAAAGCCCTCAGCCTGACGATCCCGCCATCGCTCCTGCTGCGGGCGGACAAGGTGATCGAGTGAGCGGACGGCTGCCCAATGCTAGTTAGGCTTCGCACAGACGCCTGAGATGCAGTGGAGCCCATCTAACAGCGTGACGGAGGTGGGCGTCGAAGTTTAGCGCGTAGTGCGGTCGCGGCGGGTCAGCATGGACGCGGCCGCCAGCAGCATGCCCAGGATGGTGGCCGCGCTTCTGTATAGCTTTCGCCGCCGCGACCGGTCGAGCGTCTCCCAGCCGACGGCGCCCGAACCGTCCTGCTCGATGAGCCAGAACCGCGGCTCCAGCCTCGCGTCCTCCACGACCCGGCTGACATTGCCGGTGGCGCCGCCGCCCGTCTTGTAGGTCACGGTCAGCGTGGAGCCGGCGGGCGGACGCAGCCCGCGCGAGCCGTCACCGAACCGCACCTCTGTCGTCCCGTCGTCCTCGGTCGAGACCGTGTAGACCCGATCCTCGGGACCGACGCGCTTCAGGCTCGCCACGCGCGTCCAGGCCGCGCCGTCCACCGCCACCGTGATCTCGGGGTCATGTCGCCGGGAAGCCATGCACGATCCGCCGGAGCTAGAGCCCGTGAAGGGGAAAGATGTGCTCGCGGATCATCTGGACCTGTCGCATGGCGAACTCCTCGGCCCAGTGCCGCGTGTCGGGGGGCAGGTCCATCGGCTCGTCCCACAGGCGCATCTGCTTGAGGCCATGCCGAGCGAGGTCTTTGTGGCAGGGTCGCGGAATCTCGGCCGACAGCTCCACGCCGTTCATGGCGGCCCAGGCGGCCGTCCACGCGCGCGCGACGTTCGGTAGATCATAGCCGCCGCCGCCCAGGGCCACCACGCGCGGGGCAAACTCGAGCAGCCGCGCCACGATCTTGGTGAACCCCTGCACCGTCCACGCGAGGTGGGTGAGCGGATCGGTGCGGTGGGAGTCTATGCCGAGCTGGAGCACGAGGGCGTCGGGGGCGAAGGCCCGCAAGAGCGGCGGCACCACGGCTTCGAAGGCGGGCACATACACCGCGTCGTCCGTGTAGGGCTGCAGGGGCAGATTGACGGAGTAGCCGAGCCCCTCGCCCTCGCCGATCTCCTCGACGAAGCCCGTGCCCGGGAAAAGCCGGTCGCCGCGCTCGTGGCTGGAAAACGTCAGCACGTTCGGGTCGCCATAGAAGGCGAACTGCACGCCATCGCCGTGATGGGCATCGATGTCGACATAGGCGATCTTCCAGTTCTTGCGCCGCAGGGCCTGGATGGCGAGCACCGCATCGTTGACGTAGCAGAAGCCCGAGGCGCGCTCCGGCATCGCGTGATGCAGCCCGCCCGCGAAGTGGAAGGCCCGCGTCGCTTCGCCGTCCAGCACGAGCCGAGCGGCCAGGAGCGAGCCCCCCGCCGTGAGCTGCGCCGCCTCCCAGAGGCCGGGAAAGATCGGGTTGTCACCGGCCCCGAGCCCAAAGCGGGCGGCCTGCGGCACCCATTCTCCGCCGCTCACGGCCCGGAGAACCTCCACGTACTCCGGCGTATGGAAGCTCGTGATCGCCTCCACGGAGGCCGGCTCCGGCGTCAGAACTTTGAGCTTGGGGCCCGCCGTGAGGCCATAGGCCTCCATGAGCCGCCAGGTCAGGCCCAGCCGCTCCATGCGCAGCGGATGCTCCGGCCCGTAGTCGAAGCGCCGCCACTCCTCTGAATGGATGAGCGCGGTCTTCATGCCTTCTTCCGCCGCCACACCCCGGACTTGCCGCCCGATTTCTCGACGAGGCAGAGACCCGTCATCACCACGCCCCGATCGATGGCCTTGACCATGTCGTAGACGGTGAGGCCGGCCACCGCGGCGGCCGTGAGCGCCTCCATCTCGACGCCCGTCTTGTCCACCGTGCGCACACGGGTCTCGATGGTCAGGATGGAGCGCTTGTCGTCAGGGGTGAAGCTGACGGTGACGCCGGTGATGCGGAGGGGATGGCAGAGGGGAATCAGATCAGGGGTGCGCTTGGCCGCCATGATGCCGGCCGTGCGCGCCACGCCCAAGACATCGCCCTTGGCGAGGC comes from Candidatus Methylomirabilota bacterium and encodes:
- a CDS encoding lipocalin-like domain-containing protein; translated protein: MSRRALVLSTLLIALALGGIVAVRGERRTPIAAHLTVAEALSSGDLTGFALAEAPRPFTFPRDHGPHPAFRTEWWYWTGNLATPDGRRFGFQLTFFRTALTAEAPARGSAWRTNQVYLAHFAVTDVAGGRFRAWGRTERFALGMAGAQSEPFRVWLDDWEARGEGATGLPVRLRATEGDTAIDLTLDGGKPVVLQGDRGLSRKGPERGNASYYYSLTRMPARGAVTVGGQRFEVTGLAWMDREWSTSALGAELAGWDWIALQLADGRDLMFYRLRRKDGEADRFSAGTIVDSAGGARALSLDEVRLEPVGAWTSPRSGARYPARWRLRMPELTLELEVTPILADQELDVGTRYWEGAVTVSGAERGRTVSGRGYLEMVGYGP
- a CDS encoding zinc-binding dehydrogenase produces the protein MRGVVFLGERKLELKEFPDPTPGPGEAVIAIKASGMCGSDLHPYRAAGNAAAALGLGTGGPVIGGHEPCGVVAALGPGVAADFAPVGSRVMNHHYKGCGRCKHCRVGWSQLCRAGITVYGMTGHGGHAPFMKVPAFTLVPLADELSFEEGAAISCGTGTAYGALKRIDVSGRDTLAVFGQGPVGLSATLLGRAMGARVIAVDVSPERLKLAKEFGADEVVNSKEADPVKTIHELTHGEGAECTMDCTGVAEARVAAVRSAGTWGRVCFVGEGGTTTFDISQHMLRRQLTIHASWTFSAMGQAECARFIVDRKIPLKKIFTHRFKLEEADQAYRLFDTQTTGKGVFLF
- a CDS encoding ABC transporter substrate-binding protein, which codes for MPPRIGWLSAGSEPDPFLDGFREGLRKLGYVEGQNVVLQIRHAHGDLEALRAGAAELAQANVIVIVASLTAVRAARAIKDIPIVFVISGDPIEAGLAKSFSRPGGNLTGSTFLSLEIAGKRVELLKQAVPHLRSLVALSNTDHPGEKSELHATEAAAQMLRINLIYVAFSQSPFGASPELDKALETVRRAQPDAMVVFPEGATMANRAKLANYAIAQRLPAMFGWSEYAEAGGLMSYGASQRDAHARLASYADKILKGAKPGDLPIEQPTKFELVINLKTAKALSLTIPPSLLLRADKVIE
- a CDS encoding acetoin utilization protein AcuC, yielding MKTALIHSEEWRRFDYGPEHPLRMERLGLTWRLMEAYGLTAGPKLKVLTPEPASVEAITSFHTPEYVEVLRAVSGGEWVPQAARFGLGAGDNPIFPGLWEAAQLTAGGSLLAARLVLDGEATRAFHFAGGLHHAMPERASGFCYVNDAVLAIQALRRKNWKIAYVDIDAHHGDGVQFAFYGDPNVLTFSSHERGDRLFPGTGFVEEIGEGEGLGYSVNLPLQPYTDDAVYVPAFEAVVPPLLRAFAPDALVLQLGIDSHRTDPLTHLAWTVQGFTKIVARLLEFAPRVVALGGGGYDLPNVARAWTAAWAAMNGVELSAEIPRPCHKDLARHGLKQMRLWDEPMDLPPDTRHWAEEFAMRQVQMIREHIFPLHGL
- the moaC gene encoding cyclic pyranopterin monophosphate synthase MoaC, with the protein product MSPSREAPGFRGLSHLSPSGEARMVDVSPKSETAREAVARVVLKMRPATLAAIRAGGLAKGDVLGVARTAGIMAAKRTPDLIPLCHPLRITGVTVSFTPDDKRSILTIETRVRTVDKTGVEMEALTAAAVAGLTVYDMVKAIDRGVVMTGLCLVEKSGGKSGVWRRKKA